Proteins encoded together in one Benincasa hispida cultivar B227 chromosome 1, ASM972705v1, whole genome shotgun sequence window:
- the LOC120088937 gene encoding serine/threonine-protein kinase Aurora-3 isoform X1 produces MKSLAKEENQSPKRRWSLQDFDVGKPLGKGKFGRVYLAREVRSKYIVALKVIFKEQMDKYMIHHQLKREMEIQTSLRHPNILRLYGWFHDAERIFLILEYAHRGELYRELRKNGHLDEKQAATYILSLTQALAYLHEKHVIHRDIKPENLLLDHEGRLKIADFGWAVQSINKRHTMCGTLDYLAPEMVENKAHDYAIDNWTLGILCYELLYGVPPFEAESQSDTFKRIVKIDLNFPSTPRVSSEAKDLIGRLLVKDSSRRLSLQKIMEHPWIIKNADPSGICNTR; encoded by the exons ATGAAATCTTTGGCGAAGGAAGAAAACCAATCTCCAAAGCGGCGATGGTCCTTGCAAGACTTCGACGTAGGGAAACCCCTCGGCAAAGGAAAATTCGGCAGAGTCTATCTAGCAAGAGAAGTCAGG AGCAAGTATATAGTAGCACTGAAGGTGATTTTCAAAGAGCAGATGGACAAGTACATGATTCATCATCAGTTAAAGAGAGAGATGGAGATCCAGACCAGTCTTCGGCACCCCAACATCCTACGCCTCTATGGATGGTTCCATGATGCTGAACGGATTTTCTTGATATTGGAATACGCTCACCGCGGTGAGCTTTATAGGGAGCTTAGGAAAAATGGTCATCTCGACGAGAAGCAAGCTGCCACT TACATTTTAAGCCTCACACAAGCATTGGCATACCTCCATGAGAAGCATGTGATTCACAGGGACATTAAGCCAGAAAATTTGCTGCTTGATCACGAG GGCCGGTTGAAAATTGCAGATTTTGGATGGGCTGTACAGTCGATAAACAAAAGACATACAATGTGTGGAACTCTGGATTATTTAGCCCCAGAAATGGTGGAGAATAAAGCTCACGACTATGCAATTGATAATTGGACTTTGGGCATCCTTTGCTATGAGTTACTCTATGGAGTGCCTCCATTTGAAGCTGAGAGTCAAAGTGACACGTTTAAAAG GATAGTGAAGATTGATTTGAATTTTCCTTCGACCCCTCGTGTTTCTTCAGAAGCAAAAGATCTAATAGGCCGG CTCTTGGTGAAGGATTCCTCTAGAAGACTTTCACTTCAGAAGATAATGGAGCATCCATGGATAATCAAGAATGCAGATCCATCTGGTATTTGCAATACTAGGTAG
- the LOC120088937 gene encoding serine/threonine-protein kinase Aurora-3 isoform X2, translated as MKSLAKEENQSPKRRWSLQDFDVGKPLGKGKFGRVYLAREVRSKYIVALKVIFKEQMDKYMIHHQLKREMEIQTSLRHPNILRLYGWFHDAERIFLILEYAHRGELYRELRKNGHLDEKQAATYILSLTQALAYLHEKHVIHRDIKPENLLLDHEGRLKIADFGWAVQSINKRHTMCGTLDYLAPEMVENKAHDYAIDNWTLGILCYELLYGVPPFEAESQSDTFKSSW; from the exons ATGAAATCTTTGGCGAAGGAAGAAAACCAATCTCCAAAGCGGCGATGGTCCTTGCAAGACTTCGACGTAGGGAAACCCCTCGGCAAAGGAAAATTCGGCAGAGTCTATCTAGCAAGAGAAGTCAGG AGCAAGTATATAGTAGCACTGAAGGTGATTTTCAAAGAGCAGATGGACAAGTACATGATTCATCATCAGTTAAAGAGAGAGATGGAGATCCAGACCAGTCTTCGGCACCCCAACATCCTACGCCTCTATGGATGGTTCCATGATGCTGAACGGATTTTCTTGATATTGGAATACGCTCACCGCGGTGAGCTTTATAGGGAGCTTAGGAAAAATGGTCATCTCGACGAGAAGCAAGCTGCCACT TACATTTTAAGCCTCACACAAGCATTGGCATACCTCCATGAGAAGCATGTGATTCACAGGGACATTAAGCCAGAAAATTTGCTGCTTGATCACGAG GGCCGGTTGAAAATTGCAGATTTTGGATGGGCTGTACAGTCGATAAACAAAAGACATACAATGTGTGGAACTCTGGATTATTTAGCCCCAGAAATGGTGGAGAATAAAGCTCACGACTATGCAATTGATAATTGGACTTTGGGCATCCTTTGCTATGAGTTACTCTATGGAGTGCCTCCATTTGAAGCTGAGAGTCAAAGTGACACGTTTAAAAG CTCTTGGTGA
- the LOC120069861 gene encoding cytochrome P450 704C1-like isoform X1 has product MEVIINTFTLFSIVFSLFFLFFFILLLQTFAGKSITNSDYSPVYGTIYGQAFYFNNLYDHLTAVAKRHKTFRLVGTAYSEIYTVDPRNIEQILKTKFDKYRKGRKDQEVCGDLFGEGIFAVDGEKWKQQRKLASYEFSTKILRDFSCSVFRRNGAKLVGIVSEFAATARVFDVQDLLMRCSLDSIFKVGFGVDLNCMEEPSKAGSGFMKAFDDSSAQVFWRYIDPFWKLKRFLNIGSEASFRNNLKLIDAFMHHLISARRKLLHQPNLKNDKEDILSRFLMESEKDPTRMNDQYLRDIVLNFMLAGRDTSAGTLSWFFYMLCKNPLIQEKVAEEVSQIVGVQGEEADINLFIQNLTDSAIDKMHYLHAALTETLRLYPAVPVDGRTAEIDDVLPDGYKLRKGDGVYYLAYSMGRMPCLWGEDAEDFKPERWLENGSFRPESPFKFIAFHAGPRTCLGKDFAYRQMKIVSAALLQFFRFKLADPTRNVTYRIMLTLHIDGGLPLLAVPRVRNFT; this is encoded by the exons ATGGAAGTGATTATCAATACCTTCACACTCTTTTCCATCGTTTTCtccctcttctttctcttcttcttcattctcctcCTCCAAACCTTCGCCGGAAAATCCATAACCAACTCCGACTACTCGCCGGTGTACGGCACCATATACGGCCAGGCTTTCTACTTCAATAACCTGTACGACCATCTGACGGCGGTGGCGAAGCGGCATAAAACCTTCCGACTCGTCGGGACGGCGTACAGCGAGATATATACAGTTGATCCGAGAAACATCGAGCAGATATTGAAGACGAAATTCGACAAGTACAGAAAAGGAAGGAAAGATCAAGAAGTGTGTGGTGATTTGTTCGGAGAAGGAATATTTGCGGTGGATGGAGAAAAATGGAAGCAGCAGAGGAAATTGGCGAGCTATGAATTCTCGACGAAGATTCTTAGGGATTTCAGTTGCTCTGTTTTCAGAAGAAATGGTGCTAAACTTGTTGGAATTGTTTCGGAGTTCGCCGCCACGGCTCGGGTCTTCGACGTCCAG GATTTGCTAATGCGATGCTCTTTAGACTCCATTTTCAAAGTTGGGTTCGGCGTCGATTTGAATTGCATGGAGGAACCAAGCAAAGCAGGGAGCGGGTTCATGAAGGCCTTCGACGATTCTAGCGCTCAGGTTTTTTGGCGATACATCGATCCTTTCTGGAAATTGAAAAGATTTCTCAACATCGGCTCCGAAGCTTCGTTTAGGAACAACCTCAAACTCATCGATGCTTTTATGCACCACTTGATCAGTGCCAGGAGAAAATTGCTTCACCAACCAAATCTC AAGAATGACAAAGAGGACATACTTTCGAGGTTTCTGATGGAAAGTGAGAAGGATCCAACAAGAATGAATGATCAATATCTAAGAGATATAGTCCTGAATTTCATGTTGGCTGGCAGGGATACAAGTGCAGGAACTCTGTCTTGGTTCTTCTATATGCTATGCAAGAACCCTTTAATACAGGAAAAAGTTGCAGAAGAAGTGAGCCAAATTGTCGGGGTTCAAGGGGAAGAAGCTGACATAAATTTGTTCATACAAAACTTAACCGATTCAGCTATTGATAAAATGCATTATCTTCATGCAGCATTGACGGAGACTCTAAGGCTCTATCCTGCTGTCCCTGTG GATGGAAGGACTGCAGAAATAGATGACGTTCTTCCTGATGGCTATAAACTAAGAAAAGGGGATGGAGTATACTACTTGGCCTATTCCATGGGTAGAATGCCCTGTCTTTGGGGAGAAGATGCTGAAGATTTCAAACCTGAGAGATGGCTTGAAAATGGATCTTTTCGGCCTGAATCGCCTTTCAAATTCATCGCATTTCAT GCGGGTCCTCGAACTTGTTTGGGGAAGGATTTTGCTTATCGACAAATGAAGATAGTATCCGCTGCACTGCTTCAGTTTTTTCGATTCAAATTAGCCGATCCAACGAGAAATGTAACTTATAGGATCATGCTTACCCTTCACATAGATGGAGGTCTCCCACTTCTTGCAGTTCCAAGAGTAAGAAATTTTACTTAA
- the LOC120069861 gene encoding cytochrome P450 704C1-like isoform X2, translated as MEVIINTFTLFSIVFSLFFLFFFILLLQTFAGKSITNSDYSPVYGTIYGQAFYFNNLYDHLTAVAKRHKTFRLVGTAYSEIYTVDPRNIEQILKTKFDKYRKGRKDQEVCGDLFGEGIFAVDGEKWKQQRKLASYEFSTKILRDFSCSVFRRNGAKLVGIVSEFAATARVFDVQDLLMRCSLDSIFKVGFGVDLNCMEEPSKAGSGFMKAFDDSSAQVFWRYIDPFWKLKRFLNIGSEASFRNNLKLIDAFMHHLISARRKLLHQPNLNDKEDILSRFLMESEKDPTRMNDQYLRDIVLNFMLAGRDTSAGTLSWFFYMLCKNPLIQEKVAEEVSQIVGVQGEEADINLFIQNLTDSAIDKMHYLHAALTETLRLYPAVPVDGRTAEIDDVLPDGYKLRKGDGVYYLAYSMGRMPCLWGEDAEDFKPERWLENGSFRPESPFKFIAFHAGPRTCLGKDFAYRQMKIVSAALLQFFRFKLADPTRNVTYRIMLTLHIDGGLPLLAVPRVRNFT; from the exons ATGGAAGTGATTATCAATACCTTCACACTCTTTTCCATCGTTTTCtccctcttctttctcttcttcttcattctcctcCTCCAAACCTTCGCCGGAAAATCCATAACCAACTCCGACTACTCGCCGGTGTACGGCACCATATACGGCCAGGCTTTCTACTTCAATAACCTGTACGACCATCTGACGGCGGTGGCGAAGCGGCATAAAACCTTCCGACTCGTCGGGACGGCGTACAGCGAGATATATACAGTTGATCCGAGAAACATCGAGCAGATATTGAAGACGAAATTCGACAAGTACAGAAAAGGAAGGAAAGATCAAGAAGTGTGTGGTGATTTGTTCGGAGAAGGAATATTTGCGGTGGATGGAGAAAAATGGAAGCAGCAGAGGAAATTGGCGAGCTATGAATTCTCGACGAAGATTCTTAGGGATTTCAGTTGCTCTGTTTTCAGAAGAAATGGTGCTAAACTTGTTGGAATTGTTTCGGAGTTCGCCGCCACGGCTCGGGTCTTCGACGTCCAG GATTTGCTAATGCGATGCTCTTTAGACTCCATTTTCAAAGTTGGGTTCGGCGTCGATTTGAATTGCATGGAGGAACCAAGCAAAGCAGGGAGCGGGTTCATGAAGGCCTTCGACGATTCTAGCGCTCAGGTTTTTTGGCGATACATCGATCCTTTCTGGAAATTGAAAAGATTTCTCAACATCGGCTCCGAAGCTTCGTTTAGGAACAACCTCAAACTCATCGATGCTTTTATGCACCACTTGATCAGTGCCAGGAGAAAATTGCTTCACCAACCAAATCTC AATGACAAAGAGGACATACTTTCGAGGTTTCTGATGGAAAGTGAGAAGGATCCAACAAGAATGAATGATCAATATCTAAGAGATATAGTCCTGAATTTCATGTTGGCTGGCAGGGATACAAGTGCAGGAACTCTGTCTTGGTTCTTCTATATGCTATGCAAGAACCCTTTAATACAGGAAAAAGTTGCAGAAGAAGTGAGCCAAATTGTCGGGGTTCAAGGGGAAGAAGCTGACATAAATTTGTTCATACAAAACTTAACCGATTCAGCTATTGATAAAATGCATTATCTTCATGCAGCATTGACGGAGACTCTAAGGCTCTATCCTGCTGTCCCTGTG GATGGAAGGACTGCAGAAATAGATGACGTTCTTCCTGATGGCTATAAACTAAGAAAAGGGGATGGAGTATACTACTTGGCCTATTCCATGGGTAGAATGCCCTGTCTTTGGGGAGAAGATGCTGAAGATTTCAAACCTGAGAGATGGCTTGAAAATGGATCTTTTCGGCCTGAATCGCCTTTCAAATTCATCGCATTTCAT GCGGGTCCTCGAACTTGTTTGGGGAAGGATTTTGCTTATCGACAAATGAAGATAGTATCCGCTGCACTGCTTCAGTTTTTTCGATTCAAATTAGCCGATCCAACGAGAAATGTAACTTATAGGATCATGCTTACCCTTCACATAGATGGAGGTCTCCCACTTCTTGCAGTTCCAAGAGTAAGAAATTTTACTTAA
- the LOC120070200 gene encoding spastin isoform X3 has product MSFLRGVVDYIGSIFSETSSIHDSPQNRSREGASTMEGVNGVPVSNERYASKLKGYFNLSQEEIAKAVRAEEWGIIDDAILHYQNAHRILAEASSTAVPSFISSSEQEKVKSYRQKISKWQSQVSDRLATLSIRAGVTSPNKSSLNHVQRAGVASTMPNKKPVLRSSSHSGANNPITRSQATNVGTSKSIQEVPGGYDPKLVEMINTAIVDRSPSVKWDDIAGLQKAKQALLEMVILPTKRRDLFTGLRKPARGLLLFGPPGNGKTMLAKAVASESEATFFNLSAASFTSKWLGESEKLVRTLFMVAKSRQPSVIFMDEIDSVMSSRHAGEHEASRRLKSEFLVQFDGVMSNSTDLVIVIGATNKPQELDDAVLRRLVKRIYIPLPDESGRRLLLKHNLKGQSFSLPSKNDDLYYFTCTGYSGSDLQALCEEAAMMPIRELGGNILTVKADQIRSLKYGDFQEAMKVIRPSLNKSRWQELEEWNQSFGSN; this is encoded by the exons ATGAGTTTCCTCAGAGGTGTAGTTGACTATATTGGGTCGATCTTCTCAGAAACGAGCTCGATTCACGATTCGCCGCAGAACCGGAGCCGCGAGGGTGCTTCAACCATGGAAGGCGTTAATGGAGTTCCTGTTTCGAACGAGCGCTATGCTTCCAAGCTCAAAGGGTACTTTAATTTGTCACAGGAGGAGATCGCCAAGGCCGTCAGGGCGGAGGAGTGGGGCATAATCGACGATGCGATCCTGCACTACCAGAATGCTCACCGCATTCTGGCCGAGGCCAGTTCAACTGCTGTGCCTTCGTTTATCAGTTCCAG cGAACAAGAAAAGGTGAAATCTTATAGACAAAAAATCTCAAAGTGGCAAAGTCAAGTTTCTGATAGATTAGCAACTCTAAGTATTCGAGCAG GTGTTACATCCCCAAACAAG AGCTCATTGAATCATGTGCAAAGAGCTGGAGTCGCTTCAACAATGCCAAATAAAAAGCCTGTGCTAAGGAGCTCTTCTCACAGTGGTGCAAATAATCCAATAACAAGAAGTCAAGCAACTAATGTTGGAACTTCAAAATCTATTCAAGAAGTTCCCGGTGGATATGATCCAAAATTGGTTGAAATGATAAACACTGCTATAGTGGATCGAAGTCCTTCTGTAAAATGGGATGATATTG CTGGACTTCAGAAGGCAAAGCAAGCTTTATTGGAGATGGTTATTTTGCCCACAAAGAGAAGAGACTTATTTACTGGTCTTCGAAAGCCAGCTAGAG GTCTTCTTCTCTTTGGCCCACCCGGTAATGGGAAGACTATGCTTGCTAAAGCTGTAGCTTCAGAATCAGAAGCCACTTTTTTTAACCTGTCAGCGGCATCCTTCACATCAAAATGG TTAGGGGAAAGTGAAAAGCTTGTACGGACTCTCTTCATGGTTGCTAAGTCCAGGCAGCCCTCCGTAATTTTCATGGATGAA ATTGACAGTGTCATGTCATCAAGGCATGCTGGTGAACATGAAGCTAGCAGGAGGCTGAAGTCTGAGTTTCTTGTACAGTTTGATGGCGTAATGTCCAATTCTACTGATCTTGTAATCGTTATTG GTGCTACTAACAAGCCCCAAGAACTGGATGATGCAGTTCTCAGGAGATTG GTGAAGAGAATTTACATTCCCTTGCCAGATGAAAGCGGTAGAAGACTTCTTCTCAAGCACAACCTCAAGGGACAGTCATTTTCTCTACCAAGTAAGAATGATGATTTA TATTATTTTACATGTACAGGTTACTCTGGAAGTGATCTACAAGCCTTGTGCGAGGAAGCTGCGATGATGCCAATTAGGGAGCTAGGTGGGAACATTCTCACCGTAAAGGCAGATCAG ATAAGGTCATTAAAGTATGGAGATTTCCAGGAGGCAATGAAAGTCATCAGACCCAGTTTAAACAAAAGCAGGTGGCAGGAACTTGAAGAATGGAACCAAAGTTTTGGATCCAATTAG
- the LOC120070200 gene encoding spastin isoform X2 produces the protein MSFLRGVVDYIGSIFSETSSIHDSPQNRSREGASTMEGVNGVPVSNERYASKLKGYFNLSQEEIAKAVRAEEWGIIDDAILHYQNAHRILAEASSTAVPSFISSSEQEKVKSYRQKISKWQSQVSDRLATLSIRAGVTSPNKSSLNHVQRAGVASTMPNKKPVLRSSSHSGANNPITRSQATNVGTSKSIQEVPGGYDPKLVEMINTAIVDRSPSVKWDDIAGLQKAKQALLEMVILPTKRRDLFTGLRKPARGLLLFGPPGNGKTMLAKAVASESEATFFNLSAASFTSKWIDSVMSSRHAGEHEASRRLKSEFLVQFDGVMSNSTDLVIVIGATNKPQELDDAVLRRLVKRIYIPLPDESGRRLLLKHNLKGQSFSLPSKNDDLVKFQLNISFKYVSTLMQTFDVL, from the exons ATGAGTTTCCTCAGAGGTGTAGTTGACTATATTGGGTCGATCTTCTCAGAAACGAGCTCGATTCACGATTCGCCGCAGAACCGGAGCCGCGAGGGTGCTTCAACCATGGAAGGCGTTAATGGAGTTCCTGTTTCGAACGAGCGCTATGCTTCCAAGCTCAAAGGGTACTTTAATTTGTCACAGGAGGAGATCGCCAAGGCCGTCAGGGCGGAGGAGTGGGGCATAATCGACGATGCGATCCTGCACTACCAGAATGCTCACCGCATTCTGGCCGAGGCCAGTTCAACTGCTGTGCCTTCGTTTATCAGTTCCAG cGAACAAGAAAAGGTGAAATCTTATAGACAAAAAATCTCAAAGTGGCAAAGTCAAGTTTCTGATAGATTAGCAACTCTAAGTATTCGAGCAG GTGTTACATCCCCAAACAAG AGCTCATTGAATCATGTGCAAAGAGCTGGAGTCGCTTCAACAATGCCAAATAAAAAGCCTGTGCTAAGGAGCTCTTCTCACAGTGGTGCAAATAATCCAATAACAAGAAGTCAAGCAACTAATGTTGGAACTTCAAAATCTATTCAAGAAGTTCCCGGTGGATATGATCCAAAATTGGTTGAAATGATAAACACTGCTATAGTGGATCGAAGTCCTTCTGTAAAATGGGATGATATTG CTGGACTTCAGAAGGCAAAGCAAGCTTTATTGGAGATGGTTATTTTGCCCACAAAGAGAAGAGACTTATTTACTGGTCTTCGAAAGCCAGCTAGAG GTCTTCTTCTCTTTGGCCCACCCGGTAATGGGAAGACTATGCTTGCTAAAGCTGTAGCTTCAGAATCAGAAGCCACTTTTTTTAACCTGTCAGCGGCATCCTTCACATCAAAATGG ATTGACAGTGTCATGTCATCAAGGCATGCTGGTGAACATGAAGCTAGCAGGAGGCTGAAGTCTGAGTTTCTTGTACAGTTTGATGGCGTAATGTCCAATTCTACTGATCTTGTAATCGTTATTG GTGCTACTAACAAGCCCCAAGAACTGGATGATGCAGTTCTCAGGAGATTG GTGAAGAGAATTTACATTCCCTTGCCAGATGAAAGCGGTAGAAGACTTCTTCTCAAGCACAACCTCAAGGGACAGTCATTTTCTCTACCAAGTAAGAATGATGATTTAGTGAAGTTCCAGCTAAATATTTCCTTCAAATACGTATCAACTTTAATGCAAACATTTGATGTTCTCTAA
- the LOC120070200 gene encoding spastin isoform X1, which produces MSFLRGVVDYIGSIFSETSSIHDSPQNRSREGASTMEGVNGVPVSNERYASKLKGYFNLSQEEIAKAVRAEEWGIIDDAILHYQNAHRILAEASSTAVPSFISSSEQEKVKSYRQKISKWQSQVSDRLATLSIRAGVTSPNKSSLNHVQRAGVASTMPNKKPVLRSSSHSGANNPITRSQATNVGTSKSIQEVPGGYDPKLVEMINTAIVDRSPSVKWDDIAGLQKAKQALLEMVILPTKRRDLFTGLRKPARGLLLFGPPGNGKTMLAKAVASESEATFFNLSAASFTSKWLGESEKLVRTLFMVAKSRQPSVIFMDEIDSVMSSRHAGEHEASRRLKSEFLVQFDGVMSNSTDLVIVIGATNKPQELDDAVLRRLGSSTSTTSTTSVSLHYHLHLYLLVPLPHHLPSHHPTTHL; this is translated from the exons ATGAGTTTCCTCAGAGGTGTAGTTGACTATATTGGGTCGATCTTCTCAGAAACGAGCTCGATTCACGATTCGCCGCAGAACCGGAGCCGCGAGGGTGCTTCAACCATGGAAGGCGTTAATGGAGTTCCTGTTTCGAACGAGCGCTATGCTTCCAAGCTCAAAGGGTACTTTAATTTGTCACAGGAGGAGATCGCCAAGGCCGTCAGGGCGGAGGAGTGGGGCATAATCGACGATGCGATCCTGCACTACCAGAATGCTCACCGCATTCTGGCCGAGGCCAGTTCAACTGCTGTGCCTTCGTTTATCAGTTCCAG cGAACAAGAAAAGGTGAAATCTTATAGACAAAAAATCTCAAAGTGGCAAAGTCAAGTTTCTGATAGATTAGCAACTCTAAGTATTCGAGCAG GTGTTACATCCCCAAACAAG AGCTCATTGAATCATGTGCAAAGAGCTGGAGTCGCTTCAACAATGCCAAATAAAAAGCCTGTGCTAAGGAGCTCTTCTCACAGTGGTGCAAATAATCCAATAACAAGAAGTCAAGCAACTAATGTTGGAACTTCAAAATCTATTCAAGAAGTTCCCGGTGGATATGATCCAAAATTGGTTGAAATGATAAACACTGCTATAGTGGATCGAAGTCCTTCTGTAAAATGGGATGATATTG CTGGACTTCAGAAGGCAAAGCAAGCTTTATTGGAGATGGTTATTTTGCCCACAAAGAGAAGAGACTTATTTACTGGTCTTCGAAAGCCAGCTAGAG GTCTTCTTCTCTTTGGCCCACCCGGTAATGGGAAGACTATGCTTGCTAAAGCTGTAGCTTCAGAATCAGAAGCCACTTTTTTTAACCTGTCAGCGGCATCCTTCACATCAAAATGG TTAGGGGAAAGTGAAAAGCTTGTACGGACTCTCTTCATGGTTGCTAAGTCCAGGCAGCCCTCCGTAATTTTCATGGATGAA ATTGACAGTGTCATGTCATCAAGGCATGCTGGTGAACATGAAGCTAGCAGGAGGCTGAAGTCTGAGTTTCTTGTACAGTTTGATGGCGTAATGTCCAATTCTACTGATCTTGTAATCGTTATTG GTGCTACTAACAAGCCCCAAGAACTGGATGATGCAGTTCTCAGGAGATTG GGTTCTTCTACAAGTACTACTTCAACTACGTCGGTTTCTCTTCATTACCATCTCCACCTTTACCTCTTAGTCCCCCTACCTCACCACCTACCTTCACACCACCCAACAACCCACCTTTAA